The Streptomyces sp. NBC_00775 genome includes the window CGTCCCCGGCGAGGACTGGTGCCACTTCTCCGCCCGGGTCGCCCGTTCCTCGCTGCACCGCCAGGTCAAGGGCGGCTCCCTGCCGTACGAGGACGAGAAGTTCAGCTACGTCGCCGCCACCCGCTTCCCGCCCACCCCGGCCCCCTCCCGCGTCGTACGCAAGCCGCAGATCCGCAAGGGCCAGGTGCTCCTCGACCTGTGCGAGCCGGACGAGGCCCTGCGCCGGGAGACGGTGACGAAGCGTCACGGACCGCTGTACAGGGCGGCCCGTGACGCGGAGTGGGGCGACGCCTGGCCGCCGGCCGCGGAGGACTAGTGCGGGCGGAGAGGACGAGACGCTCCGTATCGTTGCCCTGGTAGGTTCGGGTCATGGCCCAGAAGCCCAAGACCAGCCCCGATTCCACCCGCCGCAGCGAGAAGTCGCGTCGGGCGATCCATGCCGCCGCCCTCGAACTCGTCGGCGAGGTCGGCTACCCCAGGACCACGATCGAGGGCATCGCGGCCCGCGCCGGAGTCGGCAAGCAGACGATCTACCGCTGGTGGTCGTCGAAGGCGGACGTGCTGCTCGACGCCTTCATGGACCTGGGTGAGCAGGCCGCGCGGGCGGCGGGGCAGGAGTCGTACGAGATCCCGGACACGGGAGATCTGGCCGCCGACCTCAAACTGGTCCTGCGCGCCACCGTGGACGAGCTGCTGGAGCCCAAATTCGACGCCCCCGCGCGAGCCCTGGCCGCCGAGGGCGTGGTCGACGAACGGCTCGGCGCCGAGTTCGTGACCAAGCTCCTGGAACCCCAACTCCAGCTGTATGTACGGCGGCTGCGCTCGGCGCAGGACAAGGGCGCCGTACGCCAGGACATCGACCCCCGCATCGCCCTGGAGCTGTTCGTCTCCCCGCTCGCCCAGCGCTGGCTCCAGCGCACGGGCCCGATCTCGTACGAATACACCGAGACCCTCGTCGAGTACGCCCTCTACGGCCTCACCCCCCGCTGAGAGGCCCGACGGGGGTCTGCTGAGAGGCCCTCCTCGTCGACGCCTTCCACAACCTGCCCGGCGCGTCCGTGATGACGCCGTCGCAGCCCAGCGCGAGCACCCGGTCGCGCTGGGCCGGAGTGACCACGGTGTGCGCCCACACCCGCGGGATCCCGGATCTCACCGCCCGTACGAGATCGGTGTCACGTGCCTTGTGGTCGACGTCGAGGAGGTCGACGAACGACGCCCAGCGCTCGGGGCGGTCGGTGCGCAGCTGGGCCGCCGAGCGCCACAACTGGCTGACCAGGCCCAGGCGGTGGACGCGCCGGGCCACCTCAGGGTCGTTGGAGTTCAGGAACACCGACCGGGTCAGTCCACGGGCGCGGAGCATCGCGGCGAGCGTGTCCAGGCTGCCGGGGTCCTTGGCCTCCAGCGTCAGCACGATCCGCCCGCCGAAGCGGTCCAGCACCTCGGCGACGGTCGGTGGGCGTTCCGCGCGCCAGCTGCCGGGGAGTGAATCCCTGGGGTGCAGCCGCACCCCCTGCCACTCCCGGAGATCCAGATCCCGCA containing:
- a CDS encoding TetR/AcrR family transcriptional regulator; this translates as MAQKPKTSPDSTRRSEKSRRAIHAAALELVGEVGYPRTTIEGIAARAGVGKQTIYRWWSSKADVLLDAFMDLGEQAARAAGQESYEIPDTGDLAADLKLVLRATVDELLEPKFDAPARALAAEGVVDERLGAEFVTKLLEPQLQLYVRRLRSAQDKGAVRQDIDPRIALELFVSPLAQRWLQRTGPISYEYTETLVEYALYGLTPR
- a CDS encoding glycerophosphodiester phosphodiesterase translates to MVTRTALIGLAGLASLALAGPGSIPAPLEWGAGPLTVDALPRVVHVAHRGGAREVPENSMSGLMAAYERGTAQVLDLDTRMLRDGTLVVMHDATLNRTTYAGGAVRDLDLREWQGVRLHPRDSLPGSWRAERPPTVAEVLDRFGGRIVLTLEAKDPGSLDTLAAMLRARGLTRSVFLNSNDPEVARRVHRLGLVSQLWRSAAQLRTDRPERWASFVDLLDVDHKARDTDLVRAVRSGIPRVWAHTVVTPAQRDRVLALGCDGVITDAPGRLWKASTRRASQQTPVGPLSGG